One Ananas comosus cultivar F153 unplaced genomic scaffold, ASM154086v1, whole genome shotgun sequence DNA segment encodes these proteins:
- the LOC109703860 gene encoding uncharacterized protein LOC109703860, translating to MELSLKRTTLMALPSYLLPPLSSSLSSPKYALSLAPSPLLRLRASCFLSGGKRGLGIGSRCGGDSRVSDGPSRGSSTRALCLLGEGGTGSESEGEEEQDGVVMEEEEEKAEMMASAAPERWDVLGLGQAMVDFSGVVDDEFLKRVGMEKGTRKVVNHEERGRVLRAMDGCSYKAAAGGSLSNTLVALARLGSRSFSGPDLRVAMAGSVGSDPLGGFYRSKLRRANVHFLSKPVKDGTTGTVIVLTTPDAQRTMLAYQGTSSTIDYDPYLASIISKTNVLVIEGYLFELPHTIETIKKACQDAHRNGALIAVTASDISCIKRCYDHFREIIGNYADILFANTNEARAFCDLTSTESPMSAARYLSHFIPLVSVTDGPQGSYIGVKGEAIYIPPSPCIPVDTCGAGDAYASGMLYGILRGASDLKGMGMLASRVAAVVVGQQGTRLRVQDAYGLAESFAFHLDSLNVCSDMESDHISSL from the exons ATGGAGCTCTCTCTGAAACGCACAACGCTCATGGCTCTTCCCTCTtatctcctccctcctctctccaGCTCCCTCTCCTCCCCTAAGTACGCCCTCTCTCTCGCCCCCTCCCCGCTTCTTCGTCTCCGCGCGAGTTGCTTCCTGAGCGGAGGGAAGCGAGGGCTCGGAATCGGGAGCCGTTGCGGGGGGGATTCTAGGGTTTCCGATGGCCCTAGCCGTGGGTCTTCGACGAGGGCTCTTTGCCTCTTGGGAGAAGGTGGGACGGGGAGCGAGagcgagggagaggaggagcaAGATGGGGTggtgatggaggaggaggaggaaaaggcgGAGATGATGGCCTCTGCGGCGCCGGAGAGATGGGACGTGTTGGGTCTCGGACAAGCCATG GTTGACTTTTCCGGCGTGGTCGACGACGAGTTCTTGAAGAGAGTGGGCATGGAGAAGGGCACAAGAAAAGTGGTCAATCACGAGGAGAGGGGCCGAGTTTTGCGGGCCATGGATGGCTGCAGCTACAAGGCTGCAGCCGGAGGATCTCTTTCTAATACGTTGGTAGCTTTGGCCAGACTAGGTAGCCGATCATTCAGCGGCCCTGACTTACGTGTAGCCATGGCAGGCAGTGTCGGCAGTGACCCACTGGGTGGTTTCTACAG ATCTAAGCTTCGCCGCGCAAATGTACATTTCCTTTCTAAACCCGTCAAAGACGGAACTACTGGAACGGTTATAGTTCTCACTACTCCGGATGCTCAACGTACTATGCTTGCATATCAG GGAACATCGTCTACTATCGACTATGATCCATACTTGGCTAGCATAATCTCTAAAACAAATGTACTTGTCATAGAAGGTTATCTATTCGAACTCCCTCACACAATCGAAACTATCAAGAAAGCCTGCCAAGACGCTCACAGGAATGGGGCCCTAATTGCTGTCACAGCGTCTGATATATCATGTATCAAGAGATGCTATGACCACTTCCG GGAAATTATAGGAAACTATGCAGACATTTTATTTGCCAACACGAACGAAGCAAGGGCCTTCTGCGACTTGACATCGACAGAAAGCCCCATGTCAGCGGCTCGATACTTGAGCCATTTCATACCTTTGGTCTCTGTCACGGACGGGCCGCAAGGATCCTATATAGGAGTGAAAGGCGAAGCCATATACATTCCTCCTTCTCCTTGTATACCTGTAGACACTTGTGGTGCCGGCGATGCTTATGCCTCAGGTATGCTGTATGGTATTCTCAGAGGGGCCTCGGATTTGAAGGGAATGGGGATGCTCGCCTCTCGGGTGGCGGCGGTTGTGGTGGGCCAGCAGGGGACGCGACTTAGGGTTCAAGATGCTTATGGATTGGCCGAGTCATTTGCGTTTCATCTTGATAGCTTAAATGTTTGCTCGGATATGGAATCAGATCATATTTCCAGCCTATGA
- the LOC109703861 gene encoding armadillo repeat-containing protein 7-like: protein MFTNDRRQAERTGRYGTPRAKYLQDLVTEFQQTTNEESKEKIAAHLANFAYDPYNYEFMRQLNVLELFLDCITEPNEKLVEFGVGGICNSCADSKNAGVIIQCGGIPLIIQCLSSPVRNTVYYALGALYYLCNPSSRRDILKPEVISLISQYAAAEAVNVSFSNLAKAFLDKHVGEAN from the exons ATGTTCACCAATGATCGGCGCCAAGCCGAGCGCACCGGAAGATACGGCACTCCTAGGGCCAAATACCTCCAG GATCTTGTGACGGAATTCCAGCAGACAACAAATGAAG AATCGAAAGAGAAAATTGCTGCCCACTTGGCCAACTTTGCGTATGATCCTTACAATTATGAATTTATGCGCCAG ctcAATGTCTTGGAGCTATTTCTGGACTGCATAACAGAGCCGAATGAAAAGCTTGTTGAATTTGGTGTGGGTGGAATATGCAACTCTTGTGCCG ACTCAAAGAATGCTGGGGTTATAATTCAGTGCGGCGGAATTCCATTGATTATACAATGCTTATCTAGCCCGGTTAGAAACACT GTTTATTATGCTCTTGGAGCTCTTTACTATCTGTGCAATCCTTCTTCAAGGAGAGATATACTGAAACCGGAAGTCATCAGCCTAATCAGTCAATATGCTGCGGCTGAAGCTGTTAATGTGAGCTTCAGCAATTTGGCCAAAGCATTTTTGGACAAGCATGTGGGTGAAGCTAATTGA